A region of the candidate division KSB1 bacterium genome:
CTGCCGATGATGATTTATCCCGGCACCGGCACGGAATTCTACCGGCCATTAGCGGTGGCGGTCATTTTCGGGTTGGCGTTTGCGACGGCGTTGACGCTGGTGATGGTGCCGGTGGTGGTGTGGGTGATGGAGAAGTGGGATGGGGAGAGGGGTGAGAGGGAGACGGGGTGAAAGGGTGAGTGGGAGATGGGGAGAAGGCCAATTTGTTTTTAATTCGAGTAGAAAAGCCATTGATTCCGAATTCAATTTTTTCACACATCTTCATTTACGATGACAGGGCGTCACACGTATCATTTGGGAACGTTTTATAGGTAAATGCAAGCTCGACCTATTTTGCTTCCCGTATTGTGCTGTTCATTTTTTTATTTCCCATGCTGACAAAGCCTAACATTAGAATAAGCAGAAAATTTTCTGCAACGAGACTCCAATCATTTTTTCTTTCAAATAACCTGCCAAAACAGCCGCAATCAGTGACATCACCTGATAAGTATTTTGCAAACGTAACCACTGTAAAGCCAAGTATCATTATAATCAAAGCACGGCTTAAAATTCTAAGATAGCAGTTTATAAGAATCATCAATCCAGATGCCACCTCAAAGAGAGGAATAAGAACTGATGCGGGGACCACTAAAAATTTAGGTAAGACTGCATAATTACTAAGGCTATCTGCGAACGTATACAAATTCCAAAATTTCGCACATCCTGAAATGACAAAAATCAGACCAACAAGAACTCGTAGTGTGGTATTCAGTACAGACATATAAAGCGTTTTCAAAAAAGATAACATACGCACTCATTGGTCGAATTGAAAGGTGTCAAGTGCGTTATCGGATCATCCATGCTTCATTTCCGAAGCGCCTGCTGAACTAAGTTATCCAATTCCTGAATGGAAAGCACTCCAGACACCATCGTCTCGTTTACAAGCAGGGTAGGTATTGAATTGATATGAAGTGATTGGGCCGTGCGTAGATCGGTGTCCACATTAGCGGCTGTATATTTTTGCGCTAAACAGTCATTAAAGGCATTGATATCAGGAATTTTCACCGCTCGTGCCAGAGCATTCCAACTCGTATCCCCAAGAAACTCTTGATTATCAAAAAGTAAATTGTGATATTGTTCAAACCGATCTTGCTTTGCTGCACATTCTACCGCCAACGCCGCTTTATAAGCGTGCGGATGATTCGCTAAGGGAAAATGACGGTAGATAATCGCTACCGCATTCGAGTATTTTTCGGAAATGTCCTTCAGTGTGGGCTGGATCTCGCGACAGAACGAGCATTGATAATCAGAAAATACGATGATTTTAACCGGTGCATCCTTTAGACCCTGAAAATGCCCATTTGCTGCTAGCGCTTTCCAGTTTTCAATCTTACGAATTCTCTGGGAAAGAGATGATGAACCTTTTGGGCCGAAAAACTCCCTGCGAATGACAAGTCCTGTAACGATAAGCGCACACGCAACAAGAATTATATTCAGTATTATGGAGATCGTCTCTTTCATGATTATCGACCTTCATGATTCGGCTGAAACACTACTTTTTTATTTGGTATCGCACTATCTTTTGGACTTCCAGCTCGTCTGTCTCAATGCCGTATGCATACCCGTTGCGAATGACTTTTAACGCTATCTTGTTCGGAAGAAAAACTGTGGCGACTTGTTGCCCAAGTCGATCAAAAACCAACCATGAAGAACGGGTTCTATCATTTGTAACAACATCGACCCACAGCCAACCCTCATCATCCACAACCAAATTTTCAAAGGCAGGCCATGTTCCGGGAAGCTTGGCCTTACGAACCATTTTCTTGAGTTCATCACCTAAGAATTCTATGACCTTATTGACATCACTACGTGTGACATCTATTGCAGCATGGGGGAAATGAAAAACCCCCAATCGTTTTCCTTTTAACGAATATATTTCAATATTCAAACTATCATTCCAACCGTAAAATATGGTATCATCTATGCCTAGATAAAAGATCGGTGCGCGCCCGAATGGCATGGGCATGACTGTAACTGATCCTCCGGATTGCTCAACCAGATATTGACGCTCAGGAACAACCAAAACCGGATCGCCCTCGAAATCTCCTTTGTGATTGATCAGTCTGATCGTACGATTTCGCTTGATTTCCGCACTGTTAGGAGCAAATGGGATGGTATACTCAATCAAAAATCCTCTGCTCTGGGGTACCATCATTTTGACGGGATAACTCATGGCATGGCCGGGCACAAGAACTGTATAAACCAACTTCTTGGAGTCATTCGGAGCAAAAGCGGAGATGCGCCTTAAATCAACATCAAAGGCAAAGAGTGAATCACCTCTTCCAATATCAAGATCGCTCAGTGCGATAAATTCTCCCGGCCCTTGTCCCTTCCTTCCAAGGGAACGAAGCAACTCCCCTGATCTCGAAAAGATTTTTATACTATAATTTTGTCTATCCCCTACATATACTCGCCCCCTCGAATCAACCCCGATAGCTACAATATTGCCAAAAGATATTGTATCTTGCTCCCCAATGGTCAGGTCTTCTACTAACTTAATCTGGTTAAGAGGAGTACCCCGCCCGGCATGCTCTATTTGGCTCCCGGCGTTAAGCGTAGTTTCGTCTTGTGACTTTTTACTGGAAGCCGCAATTAAAATCAGAAATATGAATGAGACAAAATTCAATAGCTTCATCTTGTTACCGAATTAACTGTATAGTTTCAGAGCTGTGCAAAAACAATCCCGTGAAAATAATAAACTACTCTTTAAAAAGAAATTCCGAGAAATAAATGTAGTTGGTATTACTTCGCTTGCCCTGTGAGAACATTTCATATCGTCTCACAGAGCAAGCTAGCAACGACATTAAAAAAAGATTCGCTATAGCGACTCACACGGACCAGCCTTACAACTTGTTGGACCCGCACTGCAGCACGGACCGCAACATGTAGAATTACCGTCGCCACTGGTGCAACAGGCTAGTGGGGCCGAAAGGGCAGCAGGCACCTCTGTGAGATACAAGGCGCCAAGACCTATAACGAACATGGCGACTGCGTTAATCATTAAACGCCTCATGTTTTAACCTCCTTGATTAGAGTTAGGTAAATGAAGGATGACAGAAACTTTTGTTAAAAATTTCCAGCCACACCAATCGAATTGTCAAGCTCCAAAACAAAAAGCCCAAACCCTGTGGGCATAGCTTCACATGCTGGATATTTTTACCCACCAAGCCTGTGAGATTTGGGCCTCAAAATAGCGGCAAATTTGTCTAAATACGTTCGCACCAGGATAACCCACACAACTCAGCGTTCATCACTTTCCTGTGGCCATAAGCTGCCTGACCCAAGTTGCATTCGGAATATACGAAATTCCTCCCCCCAATTGTCAAGAGAAATTTTTTGTTTTTTGCAAAAATTTTTCTACTCTCATGCTCGCCGCGCCGCTGACCATCATCGGCGTTGTTTTCGGCTTGCTCATTACGCATCAAACTATCAACCTCATGTCGCTCATCGGCCTGATGGTGCTGGTCGGCACCCTGCACGGCGGGGCAACGCAATTGTGAAAGTGGATTTCATCTTGCAAGAGCGCAAGCGCGGCACGCCGCTGCGCGAAGCGATTTTGCTCGCCGGACAGAAACGCCTGCGGCCGATTGTGATGAACACGGTCACCACGATTTTCGGCATGCTGCCGATGATGATTTATCCCGGCACGGGCACGGAGTTTTATCGACCTTTGGCAGTGGCGGTTATTTTCGGATTGGCGTTTGCAACGGCGCTGATGCTGGTGGTGGTGCCGGTGGTGGTGTGGGTTATGGAAAAAGATTGAGAGGGAGAAGGCGAATTTGTTTTTTAATTGTGGTAGGGAAGTCAATGATTAAGAACCCAATCTTCCCACCCGCCGGGGTAAATGCTGATTTTATTGCAACCGAGTATGTGCAATTTTTTGGCCAAAAGCTCTGCGGCGTTGCAACGCGCACTGGAACAATAAACAATGACAGGCTGCTTCTTCAAAGAATGCTTATCAACAAGCTCGACCAAATTTTCGCTATCATAAGGGATATTGATCGCTCCGGGGAGATGGCCCATCACATATTGGTATGACGGACGGGCATCGATTAATACAGCACTGCGATTTGCAATAACGGTTTCCGTAGCCGTCCGGTCAACAAGGCTATTATCGGCAGAATATGCAGCACGGCTACTGGAAATCGTAAAAGGAAGAGAAAGAAAAGCGAGAACCATCATTGCTAAAGCAGCCAAACCTGTTGATCGTGGGGTTTTGGGCATTTTACCGGCATTATCTTGCGTCTCAGCGATGTTTTTTGTTGTAGACGTGGTTAGATAATATAAGCCCAGAAACATTCCGACTAAAAGCAGTAAATGTGCACCAAACGAAAACCTGTTGAGGAGGGGCAGAGAGCCAAAACAGCCGCAGTCAAATCCATACCAAGAACTGAAAACAGTCACTCCCAGTAACACTAATGGAACGATAAGGATTATTTGCAATAATTGCCGATGCCATACCACAAGTGCCAATACGATTTCCAAAACCGACCACAAAATGATTGCGAATTCGGCGCTCAACAAGGATACTCCAAACAATTGGCTGAGATTTAGGGCTAAAACAGCGCGATCGAGTAGTTTCCCGATTGCCGAAAAAACAAAAATCGTGGATAAGAGAAATCGTAACAGCTTACCCAGGAGACTTTCGTATAAAACAAATCCCATACGAGTTATTTTGAAGCATCGGTTATTTTTTTCAGACTATATTGTGCATGTTCGATCATATCCGCATAGCGTTCGTTTTTTGGCGCACGTTGCAAAAACCCGCGAAACCATGTTGCCGCTTTGGCATTATCATGAAGAGATTGATAAAGCGACCCGAGGAAATAATAACAATCAATGCATTTGTCATTTACGTCAAGCGCTTCTCGATAAGCTTGAATGGCAAGTTTAAATTTATCTTGGTTCATGCGAATCGCGCCGAGTGTCGAAAGTTGAGAACCATAAAGCTCGATGGTGGGCTTTAAAAGTGAAATGGCCGTCAGTACTTCGCGTTCGGCAGCACGATATTTTTTGAGCTGGTAATAGGCTAAACCGAGATTATAATGATTGACCGCAATGGTAGAATCCTGGCGCACTGAAAACCGAAAGTAAGCGGCGGCAGAGTCGAAACGTGAAGCGCTGTAATAGATCCTGCCAATATCCGAAAGCACGGAACTGCTGGAATCGCCGGTGGCAGCCAGATAAATTTTCAAATAGGATAATCCGGCCTCTTGTTGTCCGGCTTGCATGTAGCACGAAGCAAGCTTTTTGAGAATACGCGGATAATTTTGGGCCTGATATAACAACTCATTATAAAGCGCACAAGCCTGCTTGGAACTGTCGCTATACGAAAGAGCATCCGCTAATAACAGCTTGGCAGCAACACTGGTTGAATCGACGGCAAGCGCACGTTTGGCGACGGCAAGACCGTTTTCATAGTAACCATTTGCCACAAGGCTATTCCCCAAGAATAGCAGCACATCGACAGTGGGCGAGGCTTCCGCCGCTTTTATAGCTGCTTCAAATTGCCGATTGGCGCAAAGCAATTGCACCAGATACTTTTTCGCCGGTGCAAAAGTTGAATCAACTCTAAGCGCCCTCTTGACGCTGGACAAGGCCGAAGAGATCGCTCCGGAGGTTTCTTGTGCTTTGGCAATAAAATAATTTGCCCGCACACGAAAAGGTTGACTAAGTGCGGCTCTCTCTAGCGGACTAATACATAGACCAATCTCTCCAAGATTCAAATAACACAAACCTTGGTAGAAGAGTGCCGCAGTATCGGTTGGGTTGGAACTTAGCGCCTCCGTGTAAAGCTTTAGCGCGGTGCGATAATCACCGAGCGTGAATGCCTCAAACGCTTCTTTTGTTGTTACTTGTGCCAGACAAACTTGCGTTGTTAGCAAAAGACTAACGAGATACCCCTTAAGAATAGATCGTTCCAGTTTTGTGCTTGGTTGGTTATTCTTTGTTTCTAGAAAAACGTGTTCCATAAATTCTATGATTCAGTTGGTGACGAACTGTCGCAAAACTTTACGATTTAAATCATTATATAGTTCATCGTCCGGATCAGATATATAACGCAGCAAAATTATGCCGTCAGTGGTGGTTAATAATGTAGGCAGCTCAAAATAGCTATTTAGCCCTTGTGGATTATAAGCAATAAAATGAGAAGGAAAATCAAGACGGTAATATTGTTTCAAAGATGCTGCCTCACGGTTGACGCTATCTTTGACGATCCAGAAAAACATTGTGTTGTCCTGTGTCGTCGCGATTTGCCTAAATAGATCGATATTTTCCTTCGCACAAGGCGTGCATGCGTCTAATAAAATGAATTGGAGAACACAATATTTCACTTTTGAGTTGTTTTGCGCCTTTAGCTTCGAATTTATTATAGTGATAAGCTCGCTCGATAGTCGGTTTCCCACATAATTTTGATCCGAATTGATTTTGTGTAGCTTTAAATGCAGACGGGATAATTCAGATTGAACACTTTTCAACCTCGATTTGGTTGAAAATGCTAAGTAGGAAAGGCCAACAATAACGATAATCAAAATGGGAAAATGAGCTTGTCGGATAAATTTTCTAAAAACTTTTTAGTGTCCATTTGTTGATGACAGGATTTCCGTGTTGATTGGTTGGCGCCTCGGGATATTCAACAGAGTATAAGTCGCCTCGATCATCTGAGGCAAAATAACCGGTAGAAATTTCAATACCGCTTGCCAACACTTTTCCATCTCTAGTTAGGAAAGCGAGATATGTGGTTGGTTTTCCCGTTGCGCCTTGCCCACTTTTGTTTGTTGCCGCTCTCCGGTGGTATTGCACCAAAATTACTTCAAAAGGGCCTCGTAATATCTCCGCGATGCCTGTAAATGAGTTCATGAAATCCGCAGGACTTTGAATATTTCGGGTATCGGGAGGAGGACTATAATTTTTCAGACTTATTAAATCAACTTTAAACTTCAATTTTCCGCGATAATCAAAATACTTGACCTCAGAACTTACGAAGTGGGCGGTAACTACTCCGGGACGCGTGAAGCAAAAGCCTCCTCCAAATATGCCAAACGGAATTTTCTGTATAATATCAGGTGAAAAAAAACTGGCAATTCGCTTGCCAGTTGAACTGACACATTCTATCATTTCACCATCTCTACGGTTAGGCATAAACAGATAAAGTTCTCCCGCCTTGCTTATGCGCATTTCATGAATCTTGGCGGCTATCTTAAAATCCCTTAAGTACTCGCCGGTATTTTTAAATATTGATATTCGCAAAAGAGAGTTATCCGCGACGTACCAAATTTGGTTGGAATCATCATAGCAAACTGCGGAAGCCCGTTCAAATTCGCCAGGTCCTGCACCATGCTTACCAATTCTATTAAGGAACTTGCCTGTGCTATCGAACACCAACGGGGTATGATTTGCTCTATCTAAAATAACAAGCCGGCCATCCTTTGTTACATCCAAATAGGTTATATTTCCAACATAAATGGTATCATGAGGAGCAAGTGGGATAGCATTGATGAGCTTGAAAATACCCTCATTGGTGGTGGCCCGTTTTAGCATACTTACAAATTCAGCCGGCAACTCCTTAGGGATTTCGGTTTTTTGGGCGCAGCCGAAAATAAGCGCTATTAGAAAAATTAAAAATTTCGACATCATCTGTGCGTTCGAAGTGATATTTTATCGTCTTTTGTTTATTGATATGGCAGGTTTGTCGCCCTCTAACGCCACTGACAAACCTGCCGTAATTTTATCCCTATGGTTTAACAGGGAGGGTTATTTGTACAATCGATACATTGGATAAATAAACCTGGGCAAATATCACAGCCACTGCGTGATGTACCATCAGAATAAGTAACGATACAATATTGACGCGTAGCTCTAATCTCTTGTGCAGTGAACACTGGCTGAACAGAAAACCACATCCCAACCAACAGGACAATTGCCAGCATGGCAACACCTAATTTGAGAATTGCTGACTTCATAAAGCCTCCTTAACTTTTGGTTGTGATACTAAGTTTTTGAGCGTTCTTTCGCTCATGGTTTATTGGAACAAAACTAAAGCCCAAACCTCATCTGCCGGGCATTTCTATACACCAAGCCTATGAGATTGAGATTTGGTCTCCAAAACAGCGGCGAATTTGTCCAACTGCGTTCGCACCGGATTAACCCACACAACTCCGCGTTCACTACTCTCGTGTGACCAAAAGCTGTCTGACCCTGGTCGCGGAAGGAATGTACTAAAAAAAAAACTTGTCAAGAGAAATTTTCAAATTTTGTAAAAATTTTTTTGGACATCAAGCTCGTCGCGTCGCTGGCGATTATCGACGTCGTTTTCGGCTTACTCATTAGGCATCAAACCCTGCGGGCGTAGCCATCAAATCTCATACCGCTCATTGGCCCGATGGTGCTGGTGGGCACCCCGCACGTCGAGGCAATGCAGTTTTGCTTGCAGGAAAGTCATGAGTTTTTTCCCTACTCTCCAAAAGCCTCTCTCTCACCCCCTCTCCCCTTCTCCCCCTCTGCTTTTCGGCATGTTGCCGATGATGATTTATCCCGGCGCCGGCGCGGAGTTTTATCGACCATAAATTTAAAAAGCCTCCACAAGGTTAATACAAAACCTTATGGAGACCTTCATGTTCATTGAGCGTTAACAGAGTGCGCCAAACTAAATCATTGTGCCTTGAACGCACCACATGGTTTGCATGTCATCGTGTCCTTTCCGATGAGACAACATATGCCGCTCTGACCATTCACCGTACAATTGGAGGGCGTACATGTGGACGATCCTGCTACTGCCTGTACTTGCGGCACATCATACAAGGCAAACGATAGGATAAGCAAAGAGAACAGAAGAACTCCTATCTTGCCAACTACTCTCTTTTTCATGATAACCTCCTTGGTTAATGATAGGTTGAGAACTGGTGAATTTATGGAATTGCATCATTTAGCAATTTAAAGTATTTATCCTGTTCAGCCAAATCGCTTCCAATCATTTGAGCTGCATGAAGTATGATTCCCTTGGATGTTGTCAAGATTTTAAGCGGAGTTAATCCTGAATCGGTCAGCCTTAATGCCTTGAATAACAGCCCTTCCTGATCGCATAAAATTGGAATCGAAATTCCGTTCGCCTTTGCAAAATGTCGTAAGATTTCACAAGAATTCGCAGTGCCAATAGCAAGCACTGTGAGACGGTCCTTGAACTTTGTCTGCAGTTTGTCCCAGAAAGCTATTTCCACAAAGCATACCGGACAATCTTGTGGCGTAAAAAAAATGAGCAAATAATAAGTATTATTTCCCTTTCCTGGAAAACTGAATGCGTTGTGGCCTTCGATGTAGGGTAATGAGAACTTGGGAACGATCTTTCCACAAAAATCATTTTGATGAGCAAAAAGTTGTGCACCAGTTATTAAGGAATCCTGATCACGCTTCAAGTTCTCAAGACTATGAATTAATTCAGTATTGGTCTTCTTTAAATCCTTAACCTTCCATCCCAGAAGCCCGATGATTACCAAAAAGGCCAAATAAATAAAATCAGGACGTTTCATTTCTCAACCCTTCGCCTCATCTGATCATTTTATAATTGGACATAAATTGGTACCCTTCGATTTGCACTCGGCCATATTGGCGTGTTTCATCGTCATTTGCAAAGTAGAATCTATCTTTCGCATAGCATAATCTTCCGGGTGTTTCGATTCCATAAAAGAGAAGATTCCCTTCCAGATTATAAATATCCAAGATAAACATCGGATCGGTTGCTTTGCGTATAAGCCTGAGGAAAACAAAAATGTGGTCCTTGTCGACGTGAAGCTCTTCCACCCTTGTATGTTCTTTTTCCTTTAAAAGTTTTGATATCGCTTGCAATCTTGCCATTGATTTGGGTTCTGTATCATACGCTTCAAGGAAGCGCATCGAGGGAGATGATAGCTTCACGGTTCGAAAAAGCTCCCCATTTGGATCAAAAACCTTTATCTCCTGTTCAAGATAGTTGACCAGATATATATTATTCTGACCATCTTGCGTCGCTGCCCATGAAAAAAGTATGAAGCGCGTTTTATATCCGGCAAAGGCTTTAATAAGTTTTCCTTTCCAATCATATTCTTGCAGCAAACAATTACCATCGCCACAAGGTGCGGTACCCACAGAAACTATATTGGGTTTTTCAGGTGTATTCCGGACCAGAATTATCTCGTTTTGCCCAACCATCGGCATCATTCTAAGAAACCTAAGAGACGAATCATAAACTTGCACTCTCATATTGGCACGATCATTGACATACAAATTACCCTGGGCGTCTGTCGCAAAACTATATGGCATTTGAAATTCTCCCGGCCCTTCCCCTTTTTTTCCGAATTTTTTGATCAAGCTGCCTCGTTTGGAGTAAATACTTACAGTATGTGCCATATAGTCACACACGAAGATTTTATCCGTGGTGATAAGCGGCCTATAGAAGTTAAATATTGGTGCTAGGCTGTCACCAGCCAAGGTTATCTGTTCTTCACGTTTGAATAGTTCATCGAAAGTTCCTTTCTTAGCCACTGTCATGGGGTCGTTTCCATCAAAAGAGGCCGTTTGCGGTATTATTGGGGGGTTGGATGACTTGTTTCTATCACAAGCAACAAACAGCAACACCAAACAAATCAACACGTTGTAAGCGCGTACGAGAAAATTATCGCAGTTCATTCGTTTCTCTTGCCGAATCATTGGACAAAAATGAGGGCTAATATACTTTCTATCCTACTTACGTAAAAATGTTTTCATTTTATTATTGATGCCTTCAGATCCCAGAAACAAAAAGCCCAAACCTCACCCGCTTGAGCGTTTCTACGCACCAAGCCGATGAGATTTGGACTCCAAAATGGCGGCAAATTTGTCCAACTGCGTTCGCACCGGATTAACCCACACAACTCCGCGTTCACTACTCTCGTGTGACCAAAAGTTGCCTGACCCAAGTTGCGAAAGGAATATATACGAAAAAAAAAAAACTTGTCAAGAGAAATTTTCAAATTCTGTGGTAAACGGAACATACATCGTACCCCCCTGCTGATCCATGGGAAGACGGGGGGAGAAGCTGTACATACTTGGTGGCAGCAGCACATGAGGTAAGTCCGCCGTGAGCGTAGCGAACAAGGACTTACCTCATGTGCTGCCCGGGCAACCAGCTTTGGCTTTCTTTGACAAACTGACTACCCTACAGGGAATTTTTCCGGTT
Encoded here:
- a CDS encoding rhodanese-like domain-containing protein, with the translated sequence MLSAEFAIILWSVLEIVLALVVWHRQLLQIILIVPLVLLGVTVFSSWYGFDCGCFGSLPLLNRFSFGAHLLLLVGMFLGLYYLTTSTTKNIAETQDNAGKMPKTPRSTGLAALAMMVLAFLSLPFTISSSRAAYSADNSLVDRTATETVIANRSAVLIDARPSYQYVMGHLPGAINIPYDSENLVELVDKHSLKKQPVIVYCSSARCNAAELLAKKLHILGCNKISIYPGGWEDWVLNH
- a CDS encoding 6-bladed beta-propeller; the encoded protein is MMSKFLIFLIALIFGCAQKTEIPKELPAEFVSMLKRATTNEGIFKLINAIPLAPHDTIYVGNITYLDVTKDGRLVILDRANHTPLVFDSTGKFLNRIGKHGAGPGEFERASAVCYDDSNQIWYVADNSLLRISIFKNTGEYLRDFKIAAKIHEMRISKAGELYLFMPNRRDGEMIECVSSTGKRIASFFSPDIIQKIPFGIFGGGFCFTRPGVVTAHFVSSEVKYFDYRGKLKFKVDLISLKNYSPPPDTRNIQSPADFMNSFTGIAEILRGPFEVILVQYHRRAATNKSGQGATGKPTTYLAFLTRDGKVLASGIEISTGYFASDDRGDLYSVEYPEAPTNQHGNPVINKWTLKSF
- a CDS encoding 6-bladed beta-propeller, translated to MKLLNFVSFIFLILIAASSKKSQDETTLNAGSQIEHAGRGTPLNQIKLVEDLTIGEQDTISFGNIVAIGVDSRGRVYVGDRQNYSIKIFSRSGELLRSLGRKGQGPGEFIALSDLDIGRGDSLFAFDVDLRRISAFAPNDSKKLVYTVLVPGHAMSYPVKMMVPQSRGFLIEYTIPFAPNSAEIKRNRTIRLINHKGDFEGDPVLVVPERQYLVEQSGGSVTVMPMPFGRAPIFYLGIDDTIFYGWNDSLNIEIYSLKGKRLGVFHFPHAAIDVTRSDVNKVIEFLGDELKKMVRKAKLPGTWPAFENLVVDDEGWLWVDVVTNDRTRSSWLVFDRLGQQVATVFLPNKIALKVIRNGYAYGIETDELEVQKIVRYQIKK
- a CDS encoding 6-bladed beta-propeller encodes the protein MNCDNFLVRAYNVLICLVLLFVACDRNKSSNPPIIPQTASFDGNDPMTVAKKGTFDELFKREEQITLAGDSLAPIFNFYRPLITTDKIFVCDYMAHTVSIYSKRGSLIKKFGKKGEGPGEFQMPYSFATDAQGNLYVNDRANMRVQVYDSSLRFLRMMPMVGQNEIILVRNTPEKPNIVSVGTAPCGDGNCLLQEYDWKGKLIKAFAGYKTRFILFSWAATQDGQNNIYLVNYLEQEIKVFDPNGELFRTVKLSSPSMRFLEAYDTEPKSMARLQAISKLLKEKEHTRVEELHVDKDHIFVFLRLIRKATDPMFILDIYNLEGNLLFYGIETPGRLCYAKDRFYFANDDETRQYGRVQIEGYQFMSNYKMIR
- a CDS encoding peroxiredoxin family protein, whose product is MKRPDFIYLAFLVIIGLLGWKVKDLKKTNTELIHSLENLKRDQDSLITGAQLFAHQNDFCGKIVPKFSLPYIEGHNAFSFPGKGNNTYYLLIFFTPQDCPVCFVEIAFWDKLQTKFKDRLTVLAIGTANSCEILRHFAKANGISIPILCDQEGLLFKALRLTDSGLTPLKILTTSKGIILHAAQMIGSDLAEQDKYFKLLNDAIP
- a CDS encoding tetratricopeptide repeat protein translates to MEHVFLETKNNQPSTKLERSILKGYLVSLLLTTQVCLAQVTTKEAFEAFTLGDYRTALKLYTEALSSNPTDTAALFYQGLCYLNLGEIGLCISPLERAALSQPFRVRANYFIAKAQETSGAISSALSSVKRALRVDSTFAPAKKYLVQLLCANRQFEAAIKAAEASPTVDVLLFLGNSLVANGYYENGLAVAKRALAVDSTSVAAKLLLADALSYSDSSKQACALYNELLYQAQNYPRILKKLASCYMQAGQQEAGLSYLKIYLAATGDSSSSVLSDIGRIYYSASRFDSAAAYFRFSVRQDSTIAVNHYNLGLAYYQLKKYRAAEREVLTAISLLKPTIELYGSQLSTLGAIRMNQDKFKLAIQAYREALDVNDKCIDCYYFLGSLYQSLHDNAKAATWFRGFLQRAPKNERYADMIEHAQYSLKKITDASK
- a CDS encoding efflux RND transporter permease subunit, yielding MKVDFILQERKRGTPLREAILLAGQKRLRPIVMNTVTTIFGMLPMMIYPGTGTEFYRPLAVAVIFGLAFATALMLVVVPVVVWVMEKD
- a CDS encoding DoxX family membrane protein produces the protein MLSFLKTLYMSVLNTTLRVLVGLIFVISGCAKFWNLYTFADSLSNYAVLPKFLVVPASVLIPLFEVASGLMILINCYLRILSRALIIMILGFTVVTFAKYLSGDVTDCGCFGRLFERKNDWSLVAENFLLILMLGFVSMGNKKMNSTIREAK
- a CDS encoding DsbA family protein → MKETISIILNIILVACALIVTGLVIRREFFGPKGSSSLSQRIRKIENWKALAANGHFQGLKDAPVKIIVFSDYQCSFCREIQPTLKDISEKYSNAVAIIYRHFPLANHPHAYKAALAVECAAKQDRFEQYHNLLFDNQEFLGDTSWNALARAVKIPDINAFNDCLAQKYTAANVDTDLRTAQSLHINSIPTLLVNETMVSGVLSIQELDNLVQQALRK